In the Solidesulfovibrio carbinoliphilus subsp. oakridgensis genome, one interval contains:
- a CDS encoding glycosyltransferase gives MDQAHLAPPADAPPFFSVVISTCERKDTLLECLDALARQSFPASRLEVFVCDDASTDGTAEAVAGWSGPFAPVHCRQETRRGPGPARNRAIRLARGDYLLFLNDDAILHPEALAVHAAWHRRFAGKKLSVVGRFLMDTPYDQTLFGFLLDHSSLSFRFHGLDSPALYDFMMFYTCNISVPRLAVLEAGLFDEDFGALAPDLGGGSPIPLGCEDLELGYRLERMGYGVLYAANCLARHRHDLRPANFCRTQIGRGAGGVLRMVKHPAMSGHYDAMTLGDVARLRESLPRLEPEAARLQAAIEDLCRAFFVDPALAGAAPPPLFPLAEPDRNLTHGQWRLPEDTVRRILAAAARELKAFLPGGGPAGPDILDAVCRAGILLKWHYDTVGVVTSPWIERFVALREKARAARPRPDVAGLYERYRRDPGNGRTAMDLARALRQAGRPVEARLLLSLYVDHHPGDAHARAMLRRGFDHFAEVHAGGPASPATRPDGRGRPLFSVVTPSYNQARFIEDTIQSVVRQGVASFEHIVMDGGSTDGTREVVARHPHVRFVSEPDRGQTHALNKALALARGDIVAWINSDDYYAPGAFAAVARAFAAEPEVDMVLGGCLWVYEGTGRCRLVSGRDMALRDMLRYWNDLTPPPQPSLFFRRRLLERVGSFDEGLHLTMDYDFWLRAAALGPIRGLPELLAVYRFHGASKSGDQEDWRPFYAEWHQCYERHRQADPDLAAGPLLTVALPWGVPSFDEEAGLRALLARITGDKFRDMEVLVVAGDGVPVPEGLLAGLPVAVRVERAGGLSPDGFVDRAVRAARGRFVWFPPAGAGLAGKWFLRPLNALLDDPGLASAEIAADLPPHGFLPGAGGWSGRRFYRTAPVRAGRPRPAPGETAMDTATRQKAVNEP, from the coding sequence ATGGATCAGGCGCACCTTGCCCCGCCGGCCGACGCGCCCCCGTTTTTCAGCGTCGTCATCTCCACCTGCGAGCGCAAGGACACGCTCCTCGAGTGTCTGGACGCCCTGGCCCGGCAGAGTTTCCCGGCCAGCCGCCTCGAGGTCTTCGTCTGCGACGACGCCTCGACCGACGGCACGGCCGAGGCCGTGGCCGGCTGGTCCGGGCCGTTTGCGCCGGTCCACTGCCGCCAGGAGACCCGCCGGGGGCCGGGGCCGGCCCGCAACCGGGCCATCCGCCTGGCCCGGGGCGACTATCTCCTCTTTTTAAACGACGACGCCATCCTGCACCCCGAGGCCCTGGCCGTGCACGCCGCCTGGCACCGGCGGTTCGCCGGCAAAAAACTCAGCGTGGTCGGCCGGTTCCTGATGGACACGCCCTACGACCAGACCCTGTTCGGCTTTCTCCTCGACCACTCCTCCCTGTCGTTTCGCTTCCACGGCCTCGACTCGCCGGCTCTCTACGATTTCATGATGTTTTATACCTGCAACATCAGCGTGCCCCGGCTGGCGGTCCTGGAGGCCGGCCTTTTCGACGAGGATTTCGGGGCCCTGGCCCCGGATCTCGGGGGCGGCAGCCCCATTCCCCTTGGCTGCGAGGACCTGGAACTCGGCTACCGCCTGGAGCGGATGGGCTACGGCGTGCTCTATGCCGCCAACTGCCTGGCCCGGCACCGGCACGACTTGCGGCCGGCCAACTTCTGCCGGACCCAGATCGGCCGGGGGGCCGGCGGGGTGTTGCGCATGGTCAAGCACCCGGCCATGTCCGGCCATTACGACGCCATGACCCTCGGCGACGTGGCCCGGCTGCGGGAGAGCCTGCCCCGGCTCGAACCGGAGGCCGCGCGCCTGCAGGCGGCCATCGAGGATCTTTGCCGGGCCTTTTTCGTGGATCCGGCCCTGGCCGGGGCCGCGCCGCCGCCGCTTTTCCCCCTGGCCGAGCCGGACCGGAACCTGACCCACGGCCAGTGGCGGCTGCCCGAGGACACGGTCCGCCGGATTTTGGCCGCGGCCGCAAGGGAGCTCAAGGCCTTTTTGCCGGGCGGCGGCCCGGCCGGGCCGGACATTCTGGACGCGGTCTGCCGGGCCGGCATCCTCCTCAAGTGGCACTACGACACCGTGGGCGTGGTCACCTCCCCCTGGATCGAGCGGTTCGTGGCCCTGCGGGAGAAGGCCCGGGCGGCCCGGCCCCGGCCCGACGTGGCCGGGCTTTACGAGCGCTACCGGCGCGATCCCGGCAACGGCCGCACGGCCATGGACCTGGCCCGGGCCCTGCGCCAGGCCGGCCGGCCGGTGGAGGCCCGGCTCCTTTTGTCCCTCTACGTGGACCACCACCCCGGCGACGCCCATGCCCGGGCCATGCTGCGGCGCGGCTTCGACCACTTCGCCGAAGTCCACGCCGGCGGCCCGGCCAGCCCGGCCACCCGGCCGGACGGCCGGGGAAGGCCGCTTTTTTCCGTGGTCACCCCGTCCTACAACCAGGCCCGCTTCATCGAGGACACGATCCAAAGCGTGGTCCGCCAGGGCGTGGCCTCCTTCGAGCACATCGTCATGGACGGCGGTTCGACCGACGGGACCAGGGAGGTCGTGGCCCGCCATCCCCATGTCCGGTTCGTCTCCGAGCCGGACCGGGGCCAGACCCATGCCCTGAACAAGGCCCTGGCCCTGGCCCGGGGGGACATCGTCGCCTGGATCAATTCCGACGACTACTACGCGCCCGGGGCGTTCGCGGCGGTGGCCCGGGCCTTTGCCGCCGAGCCCGAAGTGGATATGGTCCTTGGCGGCTGTCTTTGGGTCTACGAGGGCACGGGCCGCTGCCGGCTGGTTTCCGGGCGCGACATGGCCTTGCGGGACATGCTGCGCTACTGGAACGACCTGACGCCGCCGCCCCAGCCGTCCCTTTTTTTTCGCCGCCGCCTGCTCGAGCGGGTGGGCTCTTTCGACGAGGGCCTGCACCTGACCATGGATTACGATTTCTGGTTGCGGGCCGCAGCCCTCGGACCGATCCGGGGCCTGCCGGAGCTCCTCGCGGTCTACCGCTTCCACGGGGCCTCCAAAAGCGGCGACCAGGAGGACTGGCGGCCGTTTTACGCCGAATGGCACCAGTGTTACGAACGCCACCGCCAGGCCGATCCGGACCTCGCCGCCGGGCCGCTGCTCACCGTGGCCCTGCCCTGGGGCGTGCCGTCCTTTGACGAGGAGGCCGGGCTGCGGGCCTTGCTGGCGCGGATTACGGGCGACAAGTTTCGGGACATGGAGGTGCTGGTGGTGGCCGGCGACGGGGTCCCGGTCCCGGAGGGACTTTTGGCCGGACTGCCGGTGGCGGTCCGGGTGGAACGGGCCGGCGGGCTGTCGCCGGACGGTTTCGTGGACCGGGCGGTGCGGGCGGCGCGCGGGCGCTTCGTGTGGTTTCCCCCGGCCGGGGCCGGCCTGGCCGGCAAGTGGTTCCTGCGGCCCTTAAACGCCCTGCTCGACGATCCCGGCCTGGCCTCGGCCGAAATCGCCGCCGACCTGCCGCCCCACGGCTTCCTGCCTGGGGCGGGCGGCTGGAGCGGCCGGCGGTTTTACCGCACGGCCCCTGTCCGGGCCGGCCGGCCCAGGCCCGCCCCCGGGGAAACCGCCATGGACACCGCCACGCGCCAAAAGGCCGTAAACGAGCCATGA
- a CDS encoding HlyD family type I secretion periplasmic adaptor subunit, with amino-acid sequence MTKEPGKNFLAKINPIRVRDRQALDHRVLEFQADSVELEKQPLPTSVRLTYYFLLALVIAALVWSIVAKMDMIVTARGRLISTGKQVVIQPLINSIIKKFHVEVGQVVKKGQPLVSLDPTFAMADEAQVQTRLASLSVQLKRMEAELAGKPFQVTSDMDPSEAALQSNLYRGRQNEYHAKLENYDSRLAQAKGEYESFKKRLESLREQLQSADEVLKMRQKVFSQGADSRLSVLDAQARFSSTQAEAEGISNDMKVRQQQIAQSQAEREAFISNWRNDIANNLATARKERDTLVEQNAKAIRYRELAELASPFDAVVLELGNYSVGSVAKEGEAIMTLVPLNFPLEAEVSIETKDIGYVRLKDPVRIKLDAFPFQRHGTMEGDLRVVSEDAYVVGSSGENKVPTYQARVELTNTTLHDVSKDTRFLPGMTVTAEIVVGERRVISYLAYPIIQGLDESLREP; translated from the coding sequence ATGACAAAAGAACCGGGAAAAAATTTCTTAGCCAAGATCAATCCGATTCGGGTCCGGGATCGCCAGGCCCTCGACCACCGGGTCCTGGAGTTCCAGGCCGATTCCGTGGAGCTGGAAAAGCAGCCCCTGCCGACCAGTGTCCGGCTGACCTATTATTTTCTGCTGGCCCTGGTGATCGCCGCCCTTGTCTGGTCCATCGTGGCCAAGATGGACATGATCGTCACCGCCCGGGGACGCCTTATTTCCACCGGCAAGCAGGTGGTCATCCAGCCGCTGATCAATTCCATCATCAAGAAGTTCCATGTCGAAGTGGGGCAGGTGGTCAAAAAGGGCCAGCCCCTCGTGTCCCTGGATCCGACCTTTGCCATGGCCGACGAGGCGCAGGTCCAGACCCGGCTGGCCTCGCTGTCCGTGCAGCTCAAGCGGATGGAAGCCGAGCTGGCCGGCAAGCCGTTCCAGGTCACAAGCGACATGGACCCGAGCGAGGCCGCCCTGCAGAGCAACCTCTACCGGGGGCGCCAAAACGAGTACCACGCCAAGCTCGAGAACTACGACAGCCGGCTGGCCCAGGCCAAGGGCGAGTACGAGTCCTTCAAGAAGCGGCTGGAGAGCCTGCGCGAACAGCTGCAGTCCGCCGACGAAGTCCTCAAGATGCGCCAGAAGGTCTTTTCCCAGGGCGCGGACTCGCGCCTGAGCGTGCTGGACGCCCAGGCCCGGTTTTCCTCCACCCAGGCCGAGGCCGAGGGCATCTCCAACGACATGAAGGTCCGCCAGCAGCAGATCGCCCAGTCCCAGGCCGAACGGGAGGCCTTCATCAGCAACTGGCGCAACGACATTGCCAACAATCTGGCCACGGCCCGCAAGGAACGCGACACCCTGGTCGAACAGAACGCCAAGGCCATCCGGTATCGGGAACTGGCGGAACTGGCCAGCCCCTTTGACGCGGTGGTGCTCGAACTCGGCAACTATTCCGTCGGTTCGGTGGCCAAGGAAGGCGAGGCCATCATGACCCTGGTGCCCCTCAATTTCCCGCTCGAGGCCGAGGTCTCCATCGAGACCAAGGACATCGGCTACGTGCGCCTCAAGGACCCGGTGCGCATCAAGCTCGACGCCTTTCCCTTCCAGCGCCACGGCACCATGGAAGGCGACCTGCGGGTGGTTTCCGAGGATGCCTATGTCGTCGGCTCCAGCGGGGAAAACAAGGTGCCGACCTATCAGGCCAGGGTGGAGCTGACCAACACGACCCTGCACGACGTGAGCAAGGATACCCGCTTTCTGCCGGGCATGACCGTCACGGCCGAGATCGTCGTCGGCGAACGCCGGGTCATCAGCTATCTGGCCTATCCCATCATCCAGGGCCTGGACGAAAGCCTGCGCGAGCCCTGA
- a CDS encoding class I SAM-dependent methyltransferase encodes MTEKSKEFPWTGERIVTSCALDHGGVIEHLHRYAFARDLAAGKAVLDIACGEGYGSNLLAQRAASVVGVDIAPDVVAHATEKYQRPNLEFRHGSCLDIPMPDASVDLLVSLETLEHFVEHEVFLREIKRVLRPQGLLVLSSPNRPEFSERHNISYPHHVRELDRQEFDDLITPHFRNIRMVCQRLLFGSCLFPETEATARVGVYSGTFTEVAFTPGLPRVNMFIALCSDGEIPSFPVSLYEGENTAQDQLGVVQNELNRVNAEREKLRRREAAMTAALEKKVAENARLALEIKRLATRPS; translated from the coding sequence ATGACTGAAAAAAGCAAAGAATTTCCCTGGACAGGCGAACGGATCGTCACTTCCTGCGCCCTGGACCACGGCGGCGTCATCGAGCACCTGCACCGCTACGCCTTTGCCCGCGACCTGGCCGCGGGCAAGGCCGTGCTCGATATCGCCTGCGGCGAGGGCTACGGCTCCAACCTCCTGGCCCAGCGGGCGGCGAGCGTGGTCGGGGTGGACATCGCCCCGGACGTGGTGGCCCACGCCACGGAAAAATACCAACGGCCAAACCTGGAATTTCGCCACGGCAGCTGCCTCGACATCCCCATGCCCGACGCCTCGGTGGACCTGCTCGTTTCCCTGGAGACCCTCGAGCACTTCGTCGAGCACGAGGTCTTTCTCCGGGAGATAAAACGGGTCCTGCGTCCGCAGGGGCTGCTCGTCCTGTCCTCGCCCAACCGGCCGGAATTTTCCGAGCGCCACAACATCAGCTATCCCCACCACGTGCGGGAACTGGATCGTCAGGAATTTGACGATCTCATTACCCCCCATTTCCGCAACATCCGCATGGTGTGCCAGCGGCTGCTGTTCGGCTCGTGCCTGTTTCCCGAAACCGAGGCCACGGCCCGGGTCGGCGTCTATTCCGGCACGTTCACCGAAGTGGCGTTCACCCCGGGCCTGCCCCGGGTCAACATGTTCATCGCCCTTTGCAGCGACGGGGAGATCCCCTCCTTTCCGGTCAGCCTGTACGAGGGGGAAAACACCGCCCAGGACCAACTGGGCGTGGTCCAAAACGAGCTGAACCGGGTCAACGCGGAACGCGAGAAACTGCGTCGCCGGGAGGCCGCCATGACCGCGGCCCTGGAAAAGAAAGTCGCGGAAAACGCCCGGCTGGCCCTGGAAATAAAGCGCCTGGCCACCCGTCCGTCCTGA
- a CDS encoding ParA family protein, with translation MGKIIAVVNNKGGVGKTTITVNLGHALTNRGSDVLIVDMDNQCNATSNFFQQVPDETLYELLDGDGLDPGKCIYPTPYDRLFFLPNTEDSGGLEPLFMAREDRGYSLLQQRLRDYVNQKYDFTIIDCPPNLGLFTLQAMTAADFVICPVTGGSKYAAVGLDRTINTIKYVQESLNPSLRFLRLVLNQIDRREGVDRAFITSAMINYPGLVFDTMIPRCTAVKQAEALGQTVIRAAPKATATIKFRKLALELLDMFQE, from the coding sequence ATGGGGAAGATCATCGCCGTCGTCAATAACAAGGGTGGTGTCGGGAAAACGACTATCACGGTCAATCTGGGCCATGCACTGACCAATAGGGGATCCGATGTCCTGATCGTGGACATGGACAACCAGTGCAACGCCACGTCGAATTTCTTCCAGCAGGTCCCTGACGAGACGCTTTACGAACTGCTGGACGGCGACGGACTCGATCCAGGCAAATGCATTTATCCGACGCCCTACGACCGTCTTTTCTTTCTGCCCAATACCGAGGACTCCGGCGGCCTGGAGCCGCTCTTTATGGCCAGGGAGGACAGGGGATACAGTCTTTTACAACAGCGTCTGCGCGACTACGTCAACCAGAAATATGATTTCACGATCATCGATTGTCCGCCGAACCTGGGCCTATTCACCTTGCAGGCCATGACGGCGGCCGATTTCGTCATCTGCCCCGTCACCGGCGGATCCAAGTATGCGGCCGTCGGTCTCGACCGGACCATCAACACGATCAAATACGTTCAAGAGTCGCTCAATCCCAGTCTGCGCTTTTTACGGCTCGTCCTCAACCAGATAGATCGCCGGGAGGGCGTGGACCGGGCCTTTATCACCAGCGCCATGATCAACTATCCGGGGCTCGTCTTTGACACGATGATTCCCCGGTGTACGGCGGTCAAACAGGCCGAAGCCCTGGGCCAGACGGTGATCCGGGCGGCCCCCAAGGCCACGGCCACCATCAAGTTCCGCAAACTCGCCCTCGAATTGCTGGACATGTTCCAGGAGTAG
- a CDS encoding matrixin family metalloprotease: protein MADWFDESFFLISKADALNARQIGGKTDWNAETAKQAIVAAGQTPEENYIKYSAFEIDVDANRNFNTRKYYQDKATQLNTNHTGGRTDWTAAQVAEAFQGSNLDPVDHYLLYGKKEGLTPKASSNADAFSSAASDPIIGALTYGSTTLNDNPGPIIYYAFMQSPSDDVLSFDPVNFAAMDQAERNSVATALGDCAKITGLTFVQTTDASAANILFGTANLDPGVAGEAYYPSSYNGKVVSEVFIDNDQYHTYNPSTDSWYQVVIHEIGHAVGLKHPFEGSITLPSSLDTMENTIMSYTYTPGTTQEYIAKYNHYQEYDVLALQYIYGTDGVDGKQGLGSSFA, encoded by the coding sequence ATGGCGGACTGGTTTGACGAATCCTTCTTTTTGATTTCCAAGGCCGATGCGTTGAATGCCCGCCAGATCGGAGGGAAAACGGATTGGAATGCCGAGACCGCCAAGCAGGCCATTGTAGCGGCCGGCCAGACGCCGGAAGAGAATTATATTAAATACAGCGCCTTCGAGATCGACGTCGATGCCAATCGAAATTTCAATACCAGAAAATACTACCAGGACAAGGCCACGCAACTCAACACGAACCACACCGGTGGCCGGACCGACTGGACGGCCGCCCAAGTGGCCGAAGCCTTTCAAGGCAGCAATCTCGATCCTGTGGATCATTATCTCCTGTACGGGAAAAAGGAAGGCTTGACCCCCAAGGCGTCCAGCAATGCCGATGCCTTCAGCAGCGCCGCGTCGGATCCAATCATCGGCGCCCTGACCTACGGTTCCACGACGTTAAACGACAATCCCGGCCCGATCATTTATTACGCCTTCATGCAAAGCCCGAGCGACGATGTGTTGTCCTTCGATCCCGTGAACTTTGCCGCCATGGACCAGGCCGAACGGAATTCCGTTGCCACGGCCCTGGGCGACTGCGCCAAGATAACAGGCCTCACCTTCGTGCAGACCACGGACGCGAGCGCGGCCAACATTCTGTTCGGAACGGCCAATCTCGATCCGGGCGTGGCCGGCGAGGCCTATTATCCTTCCTCCTACAATGGGAAAGTGGTTTCCGAAGTCTTCATCGATAACGACCAGTACCACACGTATAATCCCTCGACGGACAGCTGGTACCAGGTCGTTATTCATGAAATCGGCCATGCCGTGGGGCTCAAGCATCCGTTTGAAGGCAGCATCACCCTCCCGTCGTCTCTGGATACGATGGAAAACACCATCATGTCCTATACCTATACCCCGGGCACCACCCAGGAGTATATTGCGAAGTACAATCATTACCAGGAATACGATGTCCTGGCCCTGCAGTACATCTATGGCACCGACGGCGTGGACGGCAAACAGGGGCTGGGGTCCTCGTTTGCCTGA
- a CDS encoding peptidase domain-containing ABC transporter translates to MSNINPANHTALICFILVARHFHLDFSLEGLLHKYAVQDAEVLIPHLLRIAKEHNFKAKEARLSWDKLFRMGGAFPAIARLKSGKSIILSGIQVTEEKRVAILDPLNLQAGFKLMTKEEFEEIWDGVTILIKRNYKISDESQPFSLRWFLPEIIREKVLFRDVAVSSMIINILALGSPIFFQLVIDKVLVHKGFSTLQTLAIGMGVLLLFDAAFGYIKQTMLLYATNKIDMRLTRRTFNHLLYLPTDFFEASSAGVLIKHMQQTEKIRGFLTGKLLFTLLDLSVLLVVFPIIFMYSVTLSFIVVAMSLIIGATLWFAIPIFRRRLQDLYNAEGERQSTLVEAIHGMPTIKALALEPLQSRNWDNQSARAISMQFRVGKLSVSIQTITDFIQKITSVLLIWVGVSLVFDNQMTVGALIAFNMLSQRVSSPLVGFVSLLHQYQEVGLSIDMLGNIMNRPTERPQNVRGLAPAINGRIDFEHVTFRYPKGTVPALQDVTLSVPPGASVGIVGRSGSGKSTLTRLVQGLYPVQEGSIKIDGLDIREIDLPHLRRSTGVVLQENFLFRGTVRQNISYTKPSATFEEIVNVARLAGADEFIQRLPQGYDTPITENGANLSGGQRQRLSIARSLLLNPRIMILDEATSALDAESEAIIQSNLGAISKGRTMLIISHRLSMIADCDGIVVIDGGRVIAVGKHQELLKTCTLYRELWDVQNRHTKAPVLEVQSA, encoded by the coding sequence ATGTCCAATATCAATCCTGCCAACCATACCGCTTTGATCTGCTTTATCCTGGTGGCACGGCATTTTCATCTTGATTTTTCCCTTGAAGGCCTTTTGCATAAGTATGCGGTGCAGGATGCCGAGGTCTTGATCCCCCATTTGCTCCGGATTGCCAAGGAGCACAATTTCAAGGCCAAGGAAGCCCGCTTGAGCTGGGACAAGTTGTTCCGCATGGGCGGGGCCTTTCCGGCCATTGCCCGCCTGAAAAGCGGCAAGAGCATCATTCTTTCCGGCATCCAGGTCACGGAAGAAAAGCGCGTGGCCATCCTGGATCCTCTGAACCTTCAGGCCGGCTTCAAGCTCATGACGAAAGAGGAGTTTGAGGAGATATGGGACGGCGTCACCATCCTCATCAAGCGCAACTACAAGATTTCCGACGAATCCCAGCCGTTTTCGCTGCGCTGGTTTCTGCCTGAGATCATCCGCGAGAAGGTCCTGTTCCGGGATGTCGCGGTCTCCTCGATGATCATCAACATCCTGGCGCTCGGCAGCCCGATCTTCTTTCAGCTGGTCATCGACAAGGTGCTCGTCCACAAAGGGTTTTCCACCTTGCAGACCCTGGCCATCGGCATGGGGGTCCTGCTCCTTTTCGATGCCGCCTTCGGTTACATCAAGCAGACCATGCTGCTTTACGCCACCAACAAGATCGACATGCGCCTGACGCGGCGGACCTTCAACCACCTGCTCTACCTGCCCACGGACTTTTTCGAGGCCAGTTCCGCCGGCGTGCTGATCAAGCACATGCAGCAGACCGAAAAGATCCGCGGCTTCCTGACGGGAAAACTGCTGTTCACCCTCCTTGACCTCAGTGTCCTGCTCGTCGTCTTCCCGATCATTTTCATGTACAGCGTGACCCTTTCCTTTATCGTGGTCGCCATGTCGCTGATCATCGGCGCCACCTTGTGGTTCGCCATTCCGATTTTCCGCCGGAGGTTGCAGGATCTCTACAACGCGGAAGGCGAACGGCAGTCCACCCTGGTCGAGGCCATCCACGGCATGCCGACCATCAAGGCCCTGGCCCTGGAACCCCTGCAGTCGCGCAACTGGGACAACCAGTCCGCCCGGGCCATTTCCATGCAATTTCGGGTGGGAAAGCTTTCCGTTTCCATCCAGACCATCACGGACTTCATTCAGAAGATAACAAGCGTTCTTCTAATCTGGGTCGGCGTCTCCCTGGTCTTTGACAACCAGATGACCGTCGGCGCCCTGATCGCCTTCAACATGCTGTCCCAGCGCGTCAGCTCGCCCCTGGTCGGCTTTGTTTCCCTGCTCCACCAGTACCAGGAAGTGGGCCTTTCCATCGACATGCTCGGCAACATCATGAACAGGCCCACCGAGCGGCCCCAGAACGTGCGCGGCCTGGCCCCGGCCATCAACGGGCGCATCGATTTCGAGCACGTCACCTTCCGCTATCCCAAGGGCACCGTGCCGGCCTTGCAGGACGTGACGCTTTCCGTGCCGCCCGGCGCTTCGGTCGGCATTGTCGGCCGCAGCGGTTCCGGCAAATCGACCCTGACCCGTCTGGTCCAGGGCCTGTACCCGGTCCAGGAAGGCAGCATCAAGATCGACGGCCTGGACATCCGGGAGATCGACCTGCCCCACCTGCGGCGCAGCACCGGCGTGGTGCTCCAGGAGAACTTCCTGTTTCGCGGCACGGTCCGGCAGAACATTTCCTACACCAAGCCCTCGGCCACCTTCGAGGAGATCGTCAACGTGGCCCGGCTGGCCGGGGCCGACGAGTTCATCCAGCGCCTGCCCCAGGGCTACGACACGCCGATCACGGAAAATGGCGCCAACCTGTCGGGCGGCCAGCGCCAGCGCCTGTCCATCGCCCGATCGCTTCTGCTCAATCCCCGCATCATGATCCTGGACGAGGCCACCTCCGCCCTGGACGCGGAAAGCGAGGCCATCATCCAAAGCAACCTCGGGGCCATCAGCAAAGGCCGGACCATGCTGATCATCAGCCACAGGCTTTCCATGATCGCCGACTGCGACGGCATCGTGGTCATTGACGGCGGCCGCGTCATCGCTGTGGGAAAACATCAGGAACTTCTCAAAACGTGCACCCTGTATCGCGAGCTCTGGGACGTCCAGAACCGCCATACGAAAGCACCCGTCCTTGAGGTCCAATCGGCATGA
- a CDS encoding NTP transferase domain-containing protein: MKAVILAAGVGSRLGRPFPKALSPLPTGETIMGRQIRILREKGLQEIIVVVGFKMGLLMEYFPSVLFKYNPEFYLTNTSKSLLCALEHIDREDTLWLNGDVVFDEQIIGDILARGGNVVAVDRKKCGDEEVKYRTDPRGRIVEISKTVAEPEGEAVGINTIGANHLEAFRQALRECADKDYFERAMELVIGRGVTFVPMDVSEFRCIEVDFDEDLKNAQQMFLP, translated from the coding sequence ATGAAAGCGGTCATTTTGGCGGCAGGCGTGGGCAGTCGGCTGGGGCGGCCCTTTCCCAAGGCCCTTTCCCCGCTGCCGACCGGCGAAACCATCATGGGCCGGCAGATCCGGATTCTCCGGGAAAAGGGCCTTCAGGAAATCATCGTGGTGGTGGGCTTCAAGATGGGCCTGCTCATGGAATACTTCCCGAGCGTCCTTTTCAAGTACAACCCGGAGTTCTACCTGACCAACACGTCCAAAAGCCTTCTTTGCGCCCTGGAGCACATCGACCGCGAGGACACCCTGTGGCTTAACGGCGACGTGGTCTTTGACGAGCAGATCATCGGCGACATCCTGGCCCGGGGTGGCAACGTGGTGGCCGTGGACCGGAAAAAGTGCGGGGACGAGGAAGTCAAATACCGCACCGACCCGCGCGGCCGGATCGTGGAGATCTCCAAGACCGTGGCCGAGCCCGAGGGCGAGGCTGTGGGCATCAACACCATCGGGGCCAATCACCTGGAAGCGTTTCGCCAGGCCCTTCGCGAATGCGCGGACAAGGACTATTTCGAGCGGGCCATGGAACTGGTCATCGGCCGGGGGGTGACCTTCGTGCCCATGGACGTTTCGGAATTCCGCTGCATCGAGGTGGATTTCGACGAGGATCTCAAAAACGCCCAGCAGATGTTTTTGCCCTGA
- a CDS encoding CDP-glycerol glycerophosphotransferase family protein, whose amino-acid sequence MHARTAADRLAAVLAKTPREHDRVVFVGRSSGLFIDNGKYAFLHAQRHAPHLRTAFMTFEPAPAKALRAHGLPAFCFTDAEGPAELARAGIVVSDDFWWRIKTTAPDCTKGAFMVQLWHGIPLKAIGFPEIRSSVNMNPQKAEELTRGYSGYDAVLSTSPFFCEKAFSRAFAADRFWNLGYPRNDALLRAPDRNDMLNVDGALYADLVRARKNGDRLVFYMPTFRDTGGNALSAGALDPRAMAAFAQAKGIQFVCKFHPYEDTRFVSTLPHFRFCDAHTDPYPLLQLADLLITDYSSIYFDFLLTGKPVLFFPYDLEDYVTRNRELLFDYDSITPGPKVRDTPGLQAAMLALLDGNDPFLKPRRTLARLAFAHQDAGSGQRLVDALTAVSRELGRAAPSTNS is encoded by the coding sequence ATGCACGCACGCACCGCAGCCGACAGGCTCGCGGCCGTTCTCGCCAAAACGCCCAGGGAACACGACCGCGTGGTCTTTGTCGGCCGTTCGAGCGGCCTTTTCATCGACAACGGCAAATACGCCTTTCTCCATGCCCAGCGCCACGCGCCGCACCTGCGCACTGCCTTTATGACCTTCGAGCCGGCCCCGGCCAAGGCCCTGCGGGCCCACGGCCTGCCGGCCTTCTGTTTCACCGATGCCGAGGGCCCGGCCGAGCTTGCCCGGGCCGGCATCGTGGTGTCCGACGATTTCTGGTGGCGGATCAAGACCACGGCCCCGGACTGCACCAAGGGGGCCTTCATGGTCCAGCTGTGGCACGGCATTCCGCTCAAGGCCATCGGCTTTCCGGAAATCCGGTCCTCGGTGAACATGAACCCCCAAAAGGCCGAGGAACTGACGCGCGGCTATTCCGGCTACGACGCCGTGCTGTCCACCTCGCCCTTTTTCTGTGAAAAGGCCTTTTCCCGGGCGTTTGCGGCCGACCGGTTCTGGAATCTCGGCTATCCCCGAAACGACGCCCTGCTTCGCGCCCCGGACCGAAACGACATGCTGAACGTGGACGGGGCCTTGTACGCCGATCTGGTCCGGGCCCGGAAAAACGGCGACCGGCTGGTCTTTTACATGCCGACCTTCCGCGACACCGGCGGCAACGCCCTGAGCGCCGGGGCCCTCGATCCCCGGGCCATGGCCGCCTTTGCCCAGGCCAAGGGCATCCAGTTCGTGTGCAAGTTCCATCCGTACGAAGACACCCGGTTTGTCAGCACCCTGCCGCATTTCCGGTTTTGCGACGCCCACACCGATCCCTATCCCCTGCTGCAGCTGGCCGACCTGCTCATTACGGACTATTCCTCCATCTATTTCGATTTTCTGCTGACCGGCAAACCCGTGCTCTTTTTTCCCTACGATCTGGAAGACTACGTCACCCGGAACCGGGAGCTTCTCTTCGACTACGACTCCATCACCCCCGGGCCCAAGGTCCGCGATACCCCGGGCCTGCAGGCGGCCATGCTGGCGCTGCTCGACGGGAACGACCCCTTCCTGAAGCCGCGCCGGACCCTGGCCCGGCTGGCCTTCGCCCACCAGGACGCCGGCTCCGGCCAGCGCCTGGTCGACGCCCTGACCGCGGTTTCCCGGGAACTCGGCCGGGCCGCACCCTCCACGAACTCCTAA